A window of the Dictyostelium discoideum AX4 chromosome 4 chromosome, whole genome shotgun sequence genome harbors these coding sequences:
- a CDS encoding Mob1-like protein, whose translation MTLFSSLLSRVSKDGKESIRGNYKPKKHPRGSSRHTMRKSLKKNLAGGTVLKESVKCPDGEDENEWIAVNTIEIFNTMNMCYSFIQGFCTEASCPQMTGAKATYLWTDGKGKPQELSAPQYIDNLVNWISEQIDNPEIFPVDDSDFPKNYRPAVIKIISRVLRVYAHIYHAHWDHIQKLDCYQHTNTSLKHLQYFAEHFSLIGEKDLAVMKHVFDTL comes from the exons atgacATTATTTTCAAGTTTATTATCAAGAGTTAGCAAAGATGGTAAAGAAAGTATTAGAGGAAATTATAAACCAAAGAAACATCCACGTGGTTCATCACGTCATACAATGAGAAAATCATTAAAGAAGAATTTAGCAGGTGGTACAGTTTTAAAAGAATCTGTAAAATGTCCAGATGgtgaagatgaaaatgagTGGATCGCTGTaaatacaattgaaatttttaatactatGAACATGTGTTATTCTTTCATTCAAGGTTTTTGTACAGAAGCCTCTTGTCCTCAAATGACTGGTGCAAA agcaACTTATTTATGGACTGATGGTAAAGGTAAACCACAAGAATTATCAGCACCACaatatattgataatttagtTAATTGGATCAGTGAACAAATTGATAACCCAGAAATTTTCCCAGTTGATGATTCAGATTTCCCTAAGAATTATCGTCCAGctgtaattaaaattattagtagAGTACTTCG TGTTTATGCTCACATTTATCACGCACATTGGGATCACATCCAAAAATTGGATTGTTATCAACATACCAACACTTCACTTAAACATCTTCAATATTTTGCAGAACATTTTAGTTTAATTGGTGAAAAAGATTTGGCTGTTATGAAACATGTATTTGAtactttataa
- the prsC gene encoding phosphoribosyl pyrophosphate synthetase — MKTMESVRLISGSAHPQFAELLSKGMNIELSKCESKHFLNGETSVILGESVRSASVYIIQPTCSPNVNDNIMELLVLVDAVRRASSKHITAVIPFFGYGKQNKKEKSREPITGKLIANLIETSGVDRVISMDLEASQIQGFFNIPVDNLYAEPLIVKYIEKHYKHLGEKVVISPAVDGVKRAKLVSDKLNCDLAILDRQTKGDKEDMILVGDVSGKVAIIIGSIADTCETLALSAKILKSKGATNVFALVSHGELSGNAIETLNNSELEELVITNSIPQTEKSKQCPKLKIINVTPMFCEALKRIIHGESITAASSKFVIL, encoded by the exons atgaAGACTATGGAATCAGTTAGATTAATTTCGGGAAGTGCACATCCACAATTTGCCGAACTTTTATCAAAAGGAATGAATATAGAACTTTCAAAATGTGAAagtaaacattttttaaatggtgaaACTAGTGTAATATTGGGTGAATCTGTTAGATCAGCATCAGTTTATATTATACAACCAACTTGTTCACCAAAtgtaaatgataatattatggAATTATTAGTTTTAGTAGATGCTGTTAGAAGAGCTTCTTCAAAACATATTACTG cCGTCATTCCATTTTTTGGATATggtaaacaaaataaaaaagaaaaatcaaGAGAACCAATTACTGGTAAATTAATTGCCAACTTAATTGAAACTTCAGGTGTAGATAGAGTAATTTCAATGGATTTAGA gGCAAGTCAAATTCAaggattttttaatattccaGTTGATAATTTATATGCAGAACcattaattgtaaaatacATTGAAAAACATTATAAACATTTAGGTGAAAag gttGTAATTTCACCAGCAGTTGATGGAGTAAAAAGAGCAAAATTAGTAtcagataaattaaattgtgaTTTAGCAATTTTAGATAGACAAACTAAAGGTGATAAAGAGGATATGATTTTAGTTGGTGATGTTAGTGGTAAAGTTGCAATCATTATTGGATCGATAGCAGATACATGTGAAACTTTAGCATTATCAgcaaaaatattgaaatcaaAAGGTGCAACCAATGTATTTGCTTTGGTATCACATGGTGAATTAAGTGGTAATGCAATTGAAACTTTAAACAATTCCGAATTGGAAGAATTGGTAATTACAAACTCTATTCCACAAACTGAAAAAAGTAAACAAtgtccaaaattaaaaattataaatgtcACTCCAATGTTTTGTGAAgctttaaaaagaattatacATGGAGAAAGTATTACAGCTGCTTCTtcaaaatttgtaattttataa
- a CDS encoding cation diffusion facilitator family protein (Similar to CDF): MENFKNNELESSPIINKNNSSHSINNEDNNYYSHNLEHNDNNNNDNNNTITNSHINNHDHKHNHEHEHKHKHNHDHNHDHDHNHEEEYGHGNELEHNNDQEHNVGNKNLLTNNNNQSKKKKHGHSHGGGEDGSSSGGGGGRHGHGHSHGGGSGSDHNHGSSDEDDEESKPLNQLRNLDSKKKARYSLILALTLTTIFMVGEIVGGYFANSLAIMTDAAHLLTDIGAMFLSLFAMWISQHPPTSSMSFGFHRAEILGALVSVLMIWALTGVLVYEAIQRILYPPDAVDGKIMFIIASCGLFINIIDAIILHWGSGGHGHSHGGGHGHSHGIGGGTQKKKSKKNRLLNNQGQDIEDLGGENGKNKKGVRNINVHSAYIHVLGDCFQSIGVMVASCIIWVHPHWKIADPITTLIFSVIVLGTTIKLLRESLGVLMEGVPPEIDVSEVKGDLSEIEGVTEVHDLHIWSITLGRPALSVHLTILPTIDPEEILSIANKILLEDYEINHTTIQIEKPLVKDKCKDHSCPPPKPKKKKIKNDNLSSPPNQ, encoded by the coding sequence atggaaaacttcaaaaataatgaattggAAAGTTCCCcgattataaataaaaataattcaagtcattcaattaataatgaagataataattaCTATAGTCATAATTTAGAacataatgataataataataatgataataataatactattacaAATAGCCATATAAATAATCACGATCATAAACATAATCATGAACACGAACATAAACATAAACATAATCACGATCATAATCATGACCATGACCATAACCATGAAGAAGAATATGGACATGGAAATGAACTGGAACACAACAATGACCAAGAACATAATGttggtaataaaaatttattaacaaataataataatcaaagtaaaaagaaaaaacatgGACATTCACATGGAGGTGGTGAAgatggtagtagtagtggtggtggtggtggtcgACATGGACATGGACATTCacatggtggtggtagtggtagtgatCATAATCATGGATCATCAGATGAAGACGATGAAGAAAGTAAaccattaaatcaattaagaAATTTAGATAGTAAAAAGAAAGCAAGATATTCATTGATATTAGCATTAACATTGACAACAATATTTATGGTTGGTGAAATTGTAGGTGGTTATTTTGCAAATTCATTGGCAATTATGACGGATGCAGCTCATTTGTTAACGGATATTGGTGCAatgtttttatcattatttgcaATGTGGATTAGTCAACATCCACCAACAAGTTCAATGAGTTTTGGATTTCATCGTGCAGAAATCCTTGGTGCATTAGTATCGGTATTGATGATTTGGGCATTAACAGGTGTATTGGTTTATGAAGCAATTCAAAGAATTTTATATCCACCCGATGCTGTAGATGGAAAGATTATGTTTATCATTGCATCATGTGGTTTATTTATCAACATTATAGATGCCATCATTTTACATTGGGGTTCGGGCGGTCATGGCCATTCCCATGGTGGTGGCCATGGTCATTCTCATGGCATTGGCGGAGGAACTCAAAAAAAGAAGAGTAAAAAGAatagattattaaataatcaagGTCAAGATATAGAAGATTTAGGTGgtgaaaatggtaaaaacaaaaaaggtGTAAGAAATATCAATGTCCATTCAGCATATATTCATGTATTGGGTGACTGTTTTCAAAGTATTGGTGTCATGGTGGCAAGTTGTATCATTTGGGTTCACCCTCATTGGAAGATTGCAGATCCAATCACTACATTGATTTTCTCTGTAATTGTATTGGGAACAACTATTAAATTGTTACGTGAAAGTTTAGGTGTACTCATGGAGGGTGTACCACCAGAAATTGACGTTTCAGAAGTTAAAGGTGATCTCTCAGAGATTGAAGGTGTAACAGAGGTACATGACCTTCATATTTGGTCAATCACTCTTGGTAGACCAGCTCTAAGCGTTCATTTAACAATCTTACCAACAATAGATCCCGAAGAAATCTTATCAATTGCAAATAAAATCTTATTAGAAGATTATGAAATTAATCATACAACAATTCAAATTGAAAAACCATTAGTTAAAGATAAATGTAAAGATCATAGTTGTCCACctccaaaaccaaaaaagaaaaaaattaaaaatgataatttaagtTCACCtccaaatcaataa
- the arfrp1 gene encoding ADP-ribosylation factor-like protein — translation MYSLFVGLWKYLFSKNEYFILILGLDNSGKTTLLEQIKTKYTKIPGLPPHKIVPTVGLNIARTQFQDIKLIYWDLGGQTQLRTIWNKFFSDVHAIIYVVDSSDKERFNESKDELEIVINDSKLKDVPLLLFFNKQDLPDSETIEYLSSVFKSVIQSCQLSNSTDQLSSLSSSSPITTRNVQLQPLIACKGEGLEQGINWLSDCLRKNARTIEKSDF, via the exons atgTATTCACTATTTGTTGGATTATGGAAGTACCTTTTTagtaaaaatgaatattttattttaattttaggtTTAGATAATAGTGGAAAAACT acGCTACTAgaacaaattaaaacaaaatatacaAAAATACCAGGACTACCTCCACATAAAATTGTACCTACAGTTGGTTTAAATA ttgcAAGAACTCAATTTcaagatattaaattaatatattggGATTTAGGAGGACAAACACAATTGAGAACAATAtggaataaattttttagtgATGTACATGCAATTATTTATGTTGTAGATTCGAGTGATAAAGAGAGATTCAATGAATCAAAGGATGAATTAGAGATAGTAATTAATGATAGTAAACTCAAGGATgtaccattactattattctTTAATAAACAAGATTTACCAGATTCAGAAACAATTGAATACCTTTCATCAGTATTTAAAAGTGTCATTCAAAGTTGTCAATTATCGAATTCAACCGAtcaattatcatcattatcatcatcatcacctaTCACCACCAGAAATGTTCAATTACAACCTTTAATCGCTTGTAAAGGTGAAGGATTAGAACAAGGAATTAATTGGTTATCTGATTGTTTACGTAAAAATGCAagaacaattgaaaaatcagATTTTTAA
- the wdr89 gene encoding WD40 repeat-containing protein produces the protein MDQLISQLNFKSHNSIIHSVDSIGDDTCYVLDLSVTPNLLAAAGSNYLIKIYDRSNNTILNVLSGHKDAINETKFIENTNTLLSCSSDKTVKIWDTKTGQCSQTINQQGEIFSIDLNGDILAMGVGSMVVLYNLSTKKMIRKFDCSHTEDVTRVRFHPIDKNKLVSCSVDGLICMYDLEQADDDDAIVHVINAEDSIGNIGFFGSAYQYLYTLSHTERLATWDLTTGLKIKHYGADLRSTLSDRYKFEINYFISCIYDNASNQLILFGGDFNGTGHVFLVTPDEVIQISKLENVHTDVIRNVFWDKFKSELITSSEDSKIGFWTNNPSITNILKINNDTSSNKMKDDKLKSKKTSPYNK, from the exons atggatcaattaatatcacaattaaattttaaaagtcaTAATTCAATAATTCATTCAGTTGATTCAATTGGAGATGATACATGTTATGTTTTAGATTTATCAGTTACACCAAATTTATTAGCAGCTGCAggttcaaattatttaatcaaaatttatgATAGATCAAATAATACtatattaaatgttttaagTGGTCATAAAGATGCAATCAATGAAACTAAATTCAttgaaaatacaaatactCTCTTATCATGTTCATCTGATAAAACTGTAAAAATATGGGATACTAAAACTGGCCAATGTTCACAAACAATTAATC aaCAAGGTGAAATTTTTagtattgatttaaatggtgataTTTTAGCAATGGGTGTTGGATCGATGGTTGTgttatataatttatcaacaaaGAAGATGATTAGAAAGTTTGATTGTTCACATACAGAGGATGTTACTAGAGTTAGATTTCATCCAATTGATAAGAATAAATTGGTTTCGTGTAGTGTTGATGGATTGATATGTATGTATGATTTGGAGCAAGCGGATGACGATGATGCGATTGTTCATGTTATCAATGCAGAGGATTCAATTGGAAATATCGGTTTCTTTGGATCGGCAtatcaatatttatataCATTATCACATACTGAAAGATTGGCGACATGGGATCTTACCACCGGATTAAAGATAAAGCATTACGGCGCTGATTTACGATCAACCTTGAGTGACCgttataaatttgaaattaattatttcatttcttGTATTTATGATAACGCAtcgaatcaattgattttattcgGAGGTGATTTCAATGGCACAGGCCACGTTTTCTTGGTCACACCAGATGAGGTCattcaaatttcaaaattagaaaatgtACACACTGATGTCATTAGAAATGTATTTTGGGATAAATTCAAATCTGAATTAATCACTTCTTCTGAAGATAGTAAAATTGGATTTTGGACAAACAATCCttcaattacaaatattttaaaaataaataatgatacaagttcaaataaaatg Aaagatgataaattaaaatcaaaaaaaacaagtccatataataaataa
- the xrcc3 gene encoding AAA ATPase domain-containing protein, translated as MDTTMYCNSSNTTTDYFNSNNNLMNEPTFPIQYYLNNQTEYPQFFTDALQSIQYYKKIEKSEEILLMSKTEIQRITNLNIIQIDQLLFLISKNLLYNVYNNSSNNNNNNNNNNNNNNNNSNNSNNCNNSNQNNNQNNNQNNNRSNINSIELMTSLELEKLQISSIKLSTGCKIMDKCLGGGISPIGITEIAGESGSGKTQLCIQLSLQVQLPFEMGGLNGACLYITTEPPFPTKRLNQMYTVKSGKNTNNNTNNNNNNNNGQQQQQQQYYSKLSNSGVSPLDNIFIQSTTTIDSLMDLLINQITGYLEKKTIRLLIIDSIAALLRHEYGNEKSEIIEKTKLLWSLANRLKLINEQYGITIVVVNQVTDFFIDSFPNNVNTNNNNNNEENNINNNNNNNNNNNNNDNNDNEGFVNSNGELVVTNNRPFKKRKQDSKVPSFQNSKQQHIPFILSQQQNLLTNNNYNNNQNIGDDNDKDGGDGGTNNVQQSTYFNNTTSTTIPALGLSWANFINSRFLLQRSKSTVPDPINNNPTILRKLKIILSSSLKNQTIPFIIDASGFKCYKN; from the coding sequence atggatacaACAATGTATTGTAATAGCAGTAACACAACAACagattattttaatagtaataataatttaatgaatgaACCAACATTTccaattcaatattatttaaataatcaaacagAGTATCCACAATTTTTTACAGATGCATTACAGAGTAtacaatattataaaaaaattgaaaaaagtgAAGAAATTCTATTAATGAGTAAAACTGAAATACAAAGaataacaaatttaaatataatacaaattgatcaattattatttttaatatcaaaaaatttattatataatgtttataataatagtagtaataataataataataataataataataataataataataataataattcaaataattcaaataattgtaataatagtaatcaaaataataatcaaaataataatcaaaataataatagaagtaatattaattcaattgaattaatgaCATCATTAGAATTagaaaaattacaaatttcatCAATAAAACTATCAACAGGTTGTAAAATAATGGATAAATGTTTAGGTGGTGGTATATCACCTATTGGTATAACGGAGATTGCAGGTGAATCTGGTTCTGGTAAAACTCAACTATGTATTCAATTATCATTACAAGTTCAATTACCTTTTGAAATGGGTGGTTTAAATGGTGCTTGTCTTTACATCACTACTGAACCACCTTTTCCAACAAAAAGATTAAATCAAATGTATACTGTAAAATCTggtaaaaatacaaataataataccaataataataataataataataatgggcaacaacaacaacaacaacaatattattcaaaattaagTAATAGTGGTGTTTCACCATtagataatatatttattcaaTCAACAACTACAATAGATTCTTTAAtggatttattaataaatcaaatcacTGGTTATCTTGAAAAGAAAACCATTAGATTATTAATCATTGATTCCATAGCTGCATTATTAAGACACGAATATGGTAATGAAAAGAgtgaaatcattgaaaaaaCTAAACTTTTATGGAGTTTAGCTAAtagattaaaattaataaatgaacaATATGGAATaacaattgttgttgtaaatcaAGTAACAGATTTCTTTATTGATAGTTTTCCAAACAAtgtaaatacaaataataataataataatgaagagaataatattaataataataataataataataataataataataataatgataataatgataatgaaggtTTTGTAAATAGTAATGGTGAATTAGTTGTTACAAATAATAgaccatttaaaaaaagaaaacaagaTTCAAAAGTTCCTTCatttcaaaattcaaaacaacaacatatACCGTTTATTCTAagtcaacaacaaaatttattaacaaataataactataataataatcaaaatattggtgatgataatgataaagatggtggtgatggtggtacAAACAATGTACAACAGTCAAcctattttaataataccaCAAGTACGACCATACCAGCTTTAGGTTTATCATGGgcaaattttataaattcaagaTTTTTACTACAACGTTCGAAATCAACAGTTCCCGatccaataaataataatccaacaaTCTTaagaaaattgaaaatcatcctatcatcttcattaaaaaatcaaactaTACCATTCATAATTGATGCTTCTGGTTTCAAatgttataaaaattaa